The Candidatus Margulisiibacteriota bacterium genomic interval ACTTTCCATTAAGCCCAGTAAAGGGATGGCGGAAATATAAGGCACTGCCCAAACGATCAAACCATAACCGATCTTTCTTAACATACGAATTCCTCCTCGTATAATATGTTTAGGAACCTGCGACTGAAGTCGCGGTTCCTTTTAACCCTATGCATATTTACTTTATCAAAATGTCTCTGTATCATTCCCCTAGAGGCGGAATGAGAGGGAAAAGCTTTCCCTCCTTGAAGCCCCGATTTATCGGGGACTTCTTTAGAAAGTCTGCTTCCCTCGGTTGCGGGACTGGAATTCTTACCCGCATCTTGTTCGGCCGGAGAGAGCGCCTCGCGAGCAGCGGGGCTTGCACTCGCTCTGCCGGTCAGTTCTTATTCGGCGAGGCTGTTTGCGCCCGCAACCTGCAGAGACCCTCTCTTTCGCCCCAATTTAACCCCGCTCTTGCGGGAAAGGAGCCGATTTAAATGTCAAAGACCCTTTTCGTCGGCATTGACGCCCATTCAGAATCAAATACCGCTTGCTTCCTCGACCAGGAAGGAAAGATTATCCTCAAATCTTTTCCCTTCCCTAACAATCTCCCCGGCGCTCAAGGCCTGGAAGCCAAAATTGTTTCTGTTATGAACGAAAACAATTTCGATTCCCTTAAAATCGCCGCCGAGTCCACTTCCTTTTACAGTCTTCATCTCGTCGAGTTTCTGGCGACCTCTTCGGTTATCTCTCCCTTCGCTCCTCTGGTCTATCAGTTCAATCCCAAACTCACCAATGCTTTCAAAAAAGCTTATCCCGACAAGGACAAAACCGACAACATTGACGCCTTTGTTGTGGCCGACCGTCTTCGCTTTGGCCGACTCCCTGAACCCTACAATGTCCAACAGCCCTATGTCCCTTTGCGCCGTCTGACCCGCTATCGCTTTCATCTGGTCGAATCAATTTCCAGAGAGAAAAACTATTTCCTCTCCCATCTCTTCCTCAAGTTTTCGTCTTTCTCTTCGCTTGAGCCGTTTAGCAATCCCTTCGGTGCCGCCAGTATGGCCTTGATCACTGAAAACTTGTCTGCCGATGAATTAGCCGCCATGCCGGTTGATGACCTCGTCCAATTCGTAATTCATCACGGCAAAAACCGCTTTCCCAATCCCGGTAAAATCGCTGAGGCCTTAAAGAAAGTCGCTCGCGAGTCATATCGCATCCGCCCCGCTCTGGCCGACTCCGTCAATCTCATTTTGGCCATGTCGTTGCGCTCCATCAAAGCTCTCACTGCTTCCCTTAAAGAAGTCGACAAAGCTATCGCCGATGAGTTTAAAGCTTTTCCCAATACCTTGCTTTCTGTCCCGGGACTTGGGCCCGTCTACAGTGCCGGTATCCTCTCGGAAATCGGCAACATCAAATCCTTCTCTTCCCAGGACAAGCTTGCCAAGTTTGCCGGCCTGACCTGGCGTAAAAATCAATCCGGTGGTTTTCAAGCCGAAAACACCCGAATGACCAAAACCGGCAATCAATATCTTCGCTACTACTTGATCGAGGCCGCTAATTCGTTGAGAATGCACAACGAAGAGTTTAAGGCCTACTATCGATCAAAGCACGGCGAAGTGCCCAAGCACCAACACAAGCGTGCGGTCTCGCTAACTGCGAGAAAATTGGTGAGATTGGTTTTCTTTCTGCTCAAGAACAACCAGCTCTACCAGCCACCCGCAAAAAGGAGGTCCGCAACTATTTAAATTTCAAAGTTCTAGATCGTTTCGATTCTGTTTCTTTTGGATAATCAGAATCCGTGTGCCATTTTATGCTTAATTTAATTAACTTAATCCAAATATTGCCTATTGACATATTACCGCATCACTTTTTTACTTTTTCTTCCATCTTTTAAGATTTGGTAAAATGTTTTGCGCCAT includes:
- a CDS encoding IS110 family transposase produces the protein MSKTLFVGIDAHSESNTACFLDQEGKIILKSFPFPNNLPGAQGLEAKIVSVMNENNFDSLKIAAESTSFYSLHLVEFLATSSVISPFAPLVYQFNPKLTNAFKKAYPDKDKTDNIDAFVVADRLRFGRLPEPYNVQQPYVPLRRLTRYRFHLVESISREKNYFLSHLFLKFSSFSSLEPFSNPFGAASMALITENLSADELAAMPVDDLVQFVIHHGKNRFPNPGKIAEALKKVARESYRIRPALADSVNLILAMSLRSIKALTASLKEVDKAIADEFKAFPNTLLSVPGLGPVYSAGILSEIGNIKSFSSQDKLAKFAGLTWRKNQSGGFQAENTRMTKTGNQYLRYYLIEAANSLRMHNEEFKAYYRSKHGEVPKHQHKRAVSLTARKLVRLVFFLLKNNQLYQPPAKRRSATI